The following proteins are co-located in the Leishmania panamensis strain MHOM/PA/94/PSC-1 chromosome 26 sequence genome:
- a CDS encoding protein kinase, putative (TriTrypDB/GeneDB-style sysID: LpmP.26.0950), protein MQYASRVTPKQKQPDTSMGPDCAAGGNGGGTHRYPIHHNMHRGSSSSPRCLSPHCMELKKQQYFQPSPENQQQQHRRTLSSSNSGSPLMYVVSPATPDGSMNPCHRGYPPYRSHASTHSLLSDSASLISAMMEARTYASSPDLSVVGPTWSKRCAPSSLSLSPAVASRDLPLSQTHSPDLQYCRQRPLNSVTAADSYLSQIDLPSKEAPHMKTTSTLLGDTACGGWTSLNFNGGDTMARTPKQQSRGNCRNNLGCVMLPEEVSQPDKLTQSGMPTSSLPVHSRSAGTSRVRGDSPYQRASDEIPSRKQQSTPRRRGPANLTISVRTSSSAEVGGASPCSASTGGADGNTIAQQQHSENNSSALNSSVDKRLTTTAALVSHRHTPTSSVSWPRDAVVLSPFSRGATPSFHPHQRVVVEPPVESIPVMSPKTFSATIPTPRQAGDSTQDGVAADSASETRGSWASPPRPLAFAQHQHSEKGFIDSQSTGTPHQQPQPLHPPPPTPSSPKVLKSPAMFGVIDLSYSRADASGSKMTKSMSTGAAAIGANTVATTLTPARTSSRAPGVINARVPVSSLPSSSSNTSVISDHHADPTSAATSSSSTTATGTAAAQQHGRSPGSDFTARYGTAIVRMGHSTGRTDSSCSASHCTPSRSRDAATATAPTTAPTTPGYSPCRDTQTPVHTGTIMSQRGTLCAPLSLPPAKSDDDADKTEQQQQRHVVESQKRITSSAPKALVAARVRKSAAAFPIASVDTVRKSERPTQALMLTPDTVPSVAVPEDGARYSSSAATTATRSSSNSRVHPSFSRSLPRSTIAMIMTARKSDSAGAAASGTGRLERVRAVKSATSVPPRNVAAHERGPSEKLTATFPGRSAFAGNVAAQSSAFASTMNIGVLAGARGAHVRQHMNVSSAATSSVFSDVPGASPAFESFSFVSGRTQMQRYIDQWRDRYEEDKSAYKEGGYLTVIPGRIVHSRYVLIQKLGWGEFSTVWLGYDTKHATMGRGLSQAFVAVKIAKCRSSVQEATRYEVSLLRYLEARLPRHAAITNIIDCFDVRGEFGMHTCMVIPLCGPNLLSIIERMKADRSRRTADDLRMIKEIIVSVLISLHELSELNVVHTDIKPENVLCSAVDSKLVSSMEKFCSYNQERSHMISLVEFKESMAQQTTDRLVCLADFGLSALLEPPSSAPFWMSMCGNVDASLLAPLMRCKKNFPVTRSGVMDNQRGTLIQTREYRAPEVLLGLDFTCATDVWSVGCMTFELITGRFLMDPKRSSGPRDMDIEHLAMMMQLLGPLPPEITDIRVRNNDYYDAVVQGTPVPKSGLRPPPEYLHRFVDRNGNFIYASRYHSYPRRNLELELEPYLSFQEARLAASFILSCLHSYDPKQRPSAKKLLGHQWLHGVGVASKGKTSSR, encoded by the coding sequence TGCCACGCCAGACGGAAGCATGAACCCATGCCACCGGGGATACCCCCCCTATCGCAGCCATGCATCGACGCACAGTCTACTCAGCGACTCTGCGTCGTTGATCAGCGCCATGATGGAGGCCAGGACGTATGCGAGCAGCCCCGATCTCTCTGTCGTCGGCCCCACGTGGTCCAAGCGATgtgcgccgtcgtcgctttCCTTGTCGCCAGCGGTGGCCTCACGCGACTTGCCTCTGTCCCAGACCCATTCGCCAGACTTGCAGTACTGCCGCCAGCGGCCATTGAACTCCGTCACAGCGGCCGACTCATACTTGTCCCAGATCGACCTTCCTTCCAAGGAGGCCCCTCACATGAAAACGACGTCAACATTGCTGGGGGATACCGCCTGCGGTGGCTGGACGAGCCTGAACTTCAACGGTGGCGACACGATGGCCAGAACCCCGAAGCAGCAGAGTCGCGGCAACTGCCGTAATAACCTGGGGTGCGTGATGCTGCCAGAAGAGGTGTCGCAGCCGGACAAGCTCACTCAGTCTGGGATGCCGACTTCTTCATTGCCAGTACACTCTAGAAGCGCCGGTACCTCTCGAGTAAGAGGTGACTCACCCTATCAGCGCGCCTCGGATGAGATACCTTCGCGGAAGCAGCAAtcgacgccgcggcgccgtgggCCTGCCAATCTGACGATTTCTGTCCGCACAAGCTCGTCAGCAGAGGTCGGGGGCGCTAGCCCATGTAGTGCCTCCACCGGCGGTGCTGACGGGAATACGATCgcccaacagcagcacagtgAAAATAACTCGTCGGCGCTCAACAGCTCGGTGGATAAGCGGCTAACCACAACTGCGGCGTTGGTGAGCCACCGGCACACCCCGACGTCTTCTGTAAGCTGGCCCCGTGATGCAGTTGTGCTTTCGCCTTTCAGCCGAGGCGCAACACCATCTTTTCACCCCCATCAGCGAGTTGTCGTAGAGCCACCGGTCGAGTCGATACCAGTGATGTCACCGAAGACCTTTTCCGCAACCATCCCTACACCTCGCCAAGCCGGCGATAGTACACAGGATGGCGTAGCAGCTGACAGCGCTAGTGAAACTCGAGGCTCGtgggcgtcgccgccgcggccgctcGCGTTCGCCCAGCACCAGCACTCCGAGAAAGGTTTCATCGACTCGCAGTCGACTGGGACGCCACAtcaacagccgcagccactgcacccaccaccgccgacgccCTCATCACCGAAGGTGCTAAAGTCACCTGCGATGTTTGGTGTCATCGACCTCTCCTACAGCCGGGCAGACGCGAGCGGCTCGAAGATGACAAAGTCAATGTCgaccggtgccgccgctaTCGGCGCGAACACGGTGGCAACGACGCTCACACCGGCGAGGACGTCTTCGAGAGCACCAGGAGTGATCAATGCGCGCGTCCCCGTTTCCTCACttccgagcagcagcagcaacacgtCTGTTATATCCGATCACCACGCCGATCCAACATCAGCCGCGAcgtcgtcttcctcgacgacggcgacaggcacggcagccgcacaACAACATGGCAGAAGCCCCGGCAGCGATTTTACGGCACGCTACGGTACAGCCATTGTGCGCATGGGTCACAGCACAGGCCGGAcagacagcagctgctcggctTCGCACTGCACGCCAAGTCGTAGCCGCGATGCGGCGACCGCCACTGCACCAACAACGGCGCCCACGACTCCAGGGTACTCGCCTTGTCGGGATACCCAGACCCCGGTGCACACAGGCACCATCATGTCCCAGCGCGGGACTTTATGCGCACCTCTCTCACTGCCTCCAGCGAAGAGCGACGATGATGCCGACAAGAcggagcaacagcagcagcgccatgtaGTGGAGTCTCAGAAGCGCATCACGAGTTCTGCGCCGAAGGCCCTGGTGGCTGCACGAGTGCGAAAGTCAGCTGCAGCATTTCCTATCGCCTCTGTCGACACGGTGCGCAAATCGGAGCGTCCGACGCAGGCACTGATGCTGACGCCCGATACTGTGCCTTCAGTCGCGGTGCCGGAGGATGGGGCCCGGTacagctccagcgccgccaccaccgccacgcgAAGCAGCTCCAACAGCCGCGTACATCCGTCGTTCTCGAGATCGTTACCCAGGTCGACGATCGCCATGATCATGACAGCACGCAAGTCTGAttccgctggtgctgcagctaGCGGTACTGGACGCCTGGAGAGGGTACGTGCCGTAAAGAGCGCCACCAGTGTACCGCCACGCAACGTAGCTGCACATGAGCGCGGACCGAGCGAGAAGTTGACTGCCACTTTTCCCGGCAGAAGCGCTTTTGCTGGTAACGTAGCTGCCCAGTCAAgtgccttcgcctccaccatGAACATCGGTGTCTTAGCTGGCGCGCGTGGCGCTCACGTGCGTCAGCACATGAATGTGAGCTCTGCAGCGACGAGCTCAGTTTTCAGCGATGTGCCGGGAGCGTCTCCAGCGTTCGAGAGTTTCTCCTTTGTATCCGGCCGCACTCAAATGCAGCGCTATATCGACCAGTGGCGCGACCGCTATGAGGAGGACAAGAGCGCGTACAAGGAGGGAGGCTATCTCACCGTGATCCCGGGCCGCATCGTTCACTCGCGGTACGTGCTGATTCAGAAGCTTGGCTGGGGCGAGTTCAGCACGGTATGGCTAGGCTACGACACAAAGCACGCTACCATGGGTCGCGGCCTGTCGCAGGCCTTTGTCGCCGTCAAGATCGCCAAGTGTCGCTCCAGCGTTCAGGAGGCGACACGCTACGAGGTGAGCTTGCTGCGCTATCTTGAGGCGCGGCTCCCGCGGCATGCCGCCATCACAAACATCATCGACTGCTTCGACGTGCGCGGAGAGTTTGGCATGCACACTTGCATGGTCATCCCCCTCTGTGGACCCAACCTTCTTTCTATCATTGAACGCATGAAGGCGGACCGCAGCCGACGCACGGCCGACGACCTGCGCATGATTAAGGAGATCATTGTCTCGGTCCTCATCTCGCTACATGAGCTGAGCGAGCTGAATGTCGTGCACACCGACATCAAGCCGGAGAACGTGCTGTGCTCGGCGGTGGACTCAAAGTTGGTTAGTTCAATGGAGAAGTTCTGTAGCTACAACCAGGAGCGGAGTCACATGATCAGCCTCGTGGAATTCAAGGAGTCAATGGCGCAGCAGACGACGGACCGCCTGGTGTGCCTTGCTGACTTTGGcttgtcggcgctgctggagccgcCGAGCTCTGCACCGTTCTGGATGTCTATGTGCGGTAATGTCGATGCCTCACTGCTGGCGCCACTCATGCGCTGCAAGAAGAACTTCCCAGTGACGCGGTCCGGCGTCATGGACAACCAGCGCGGCACGCTCATCCAGACTCGTGAGTACCGCGCACCGGAGGTGTTGCTAGGGCTCGATTTCACCTGCGCGACGGACGTGTGGAGCGTGGGGTGTATGACATTTGAGCTCATCACCGGGAGATTTCTGATGGATCCGAAGAGGTCGAGTGGCCCGCGTGATATGGACATTGAGCATCTCGCCATGATGATGCAGCTCCTCGGACCGCTACCGCCCGAGATCACAGACATTCGCGTGCGCAACAACGACTACTACGATGCGGTCGTGCAAGGGACGCCGGTGCCGAAGAGCGGGCTTCGGCCGCCACCAGAGTATCTGCACCGCTTTGTGGATCGGAACGGTAACTTTATCTACGCCTCGCGCTACCACTCCTACCCGCGCCGAAATTTGGAGTTGGAGCTGGAGCCGTACCTCAGCTTCCAAGAGGCGCGCCTGGCGGCCAGCTTTATCTTATCCTGCTTGCACTCGTACGACCCAAAGCAGCGACCCTCGGCTAAGAAGCTACTCGGTCACCAGTGGCTCCACGGCGTTGGTGTCGCATCCAAGGGGAAGACGTCGTCGAGGTAG